ATGAGGGAGGAGGGTTATCAtggctcacagttccaagggattcagtTCATCATGGCGGAAGAGGCAGGGCAATAGGATGAGGCATAGGGTCACACTGCCATGGCAGTCAGGAACTAGACAGCAGCCAGGAAGTGGGCTGGGTTCTAACACCAGCgctccacttcctccagcaaggctccatctcCTAAAGATTCTGTGAGTCTCAAACAGCATTCCCAGCTGGTAACTAAGTGTGTAAACACATGAGCCCGTGTGGGACATTTCACAATCAAGCCAAACAGTGATTCTGTGGTGTCTTCTGAACGGGGCAGTGTTGGGTAATCTGACAGCCTGCGACTCACTCCTCTGTGACTTTGTCAGCTTGCTAAAGGGTCTGTTGTGCTTTGGGGATTGATAACCTGAGAGCTAATGAGCCACAGAGATGCTTCATCCCCAACTGCCCTGCATTGTGCAGTGATTTCGGTTTTCCAATTCTCTAGCATTGTCTTTGCGCCCATTCCCATAAAATCCACTTGGAAGAGCCATAGCCAAAGATTATAGACTCCATCTGCCCACTGTGGCAGCTACTGCATTATTCATGGCTTCACTTAAGTGATTTAAATTGGAACAACCGATAACTTCTGACCCTCTGACCACCTTGCTGTCAGACAGACATTTGACAGCAGAGACTTCTGTAGGGGAGTCGGCTCTCTGCATTTTCTGAGGCCATGCTTGAGGCTatggtttggatctgaaatgctcccccaaaggctcatggaTTGATGTCTTGGTCCCTGATGCAGTGTTGTTCAGAGGTGGGCACTCATGAGGCCTGGAACTTGTCAGTGGATTCACCCTTTGATGGATTTATTTCCATTTGGATTTAAGTGTCGGTGTGTATGCTCATGGAGGACGGAAGAGCGCTTACATCCattggagctggagctgcaggtAGCTGAAAGCTGCCAGATacggatgctgggaactgaacgggGCCCTCTGGGATTTTAGCAGGTGTGGACCTGCCGAGCcgtctctctggcctctgttgaTGGATTTATAGTTCATGGACTGTTGGGAACTGGTGGACACTATGGCAGGTGGAACCTAGTCAGAGGAAGAGAGTCGGTGAGGATATGCCCTTGAAAAGTGTAACTAGTTCCCAGAccccactgtgtgcatgtgtgtgtgtgtgtgtgtgtgtgtgtgtgtgtgtgtgtgtatctgtgtgtgtctgtgtgtgtgtgtctgtctgtgtgtctgcctgtgtgtgtgtctgtgtgtgtctgtgtgtgtctgtgtatctgtgtgtgcctgtgtgtgtctgtgtatctgtgtgtgtctgtgtgcatgtatgtgtctgtgtgtgtatctgtgtgtgtgtgcctgtgtgtgtgtgtctgtgtgtgtctgtctgtctgtgcgtgtgtgcctgtgtgtgtatctctgtgtgtgtctgtgtatgtgtgcctgtgtgtgtgtctgtatgtatatctctgtgtgtgtgagtctgtgtgtgtgtgtgtctgtctgtgcgtgtgcgtgtgcgtgtgtgtgtgtctgtatgtatatctttgtgtgtgtgtgtgtgtgtctgtgtgtgtgtgtctgtctgtgcgtgtgtgtgtgtgtgtgtgtgtgtgtgtgtgtgtgtgcctgtgacacAGAACAAACGTTGTTCTAGGCACCGTGGAGGGAAAACAAGTCACTGTGGCTCTGACCCCTCCTCTAAGTCTCAGACAGAGAAATTAtgaccttgtaagatggtgttcggagctggagagacagctcaggagttaagagcacttgttgctcttgccgaggacccaggttcagttcctagcacccacatggtggctcacagctatccgTGACTCCAGTTCTAAAGGACCCTGCGCTCTCTGCTGGCCTCAGCAGGCATCATAcatgcaggtggtgcacagatacacatgtgtaCAGGCACATACtggcaaaataaaactaaataaatagtctttaaaaagacTGAGTGTAGCTTGGTAAGGACAACATAGCTCAGCCTCCTTCCTCAGTGGTGGGAACCCCACTCTTCCCCACACTCCCTCAGGGGCTGGGCCTGAGAGGGGAGTTCAGGCCTGAGATATTCTGACCATGAATAGGCAGACACAGCATCTTACCTGCTCATGTCAATCCTGGAGATCTCAGCTGAGCTGAATGAGGGGACGAAAGGAATGCATTCAGACATTAAAATTCCCTGAGATGGTGAGAGACACTCtatcccacccccatctccctcACTGCATGTTCCCCACATAAGCCTGGGAACCTGGGGACTGTGTAGCCCTATGGTTAGAGCCCAGGCTGGGGTTTCCTCTCTCCCTACAGGACAGCTTCTCTCTGACACCAGTTCCAGTGGCTTCTAGAACTCTCCAGTGTCACTTCTCTGCCTTAGGCCTTTCTGTGGACAGGAGGGTGTATCAGCGAAAGGCTGGCCCCAGGCACCCGCCAGGATTCTTTATTTCACATCTTTGGTGTCTGGGCTGAGAccgagtctcactgtgtagcccaggcaggccttgaacctgtgaccctcctgcctaTGCTGGGGTTGGAGGCTGCTCCTCCACACACTTCTTACCCCTCTTGCTCCTCAGGTGCATGGTGATGCCCGACACCAGGAAGATGAGTCCCAGCGCCAGACCACACATTCCCGTCAGCATCTTGTTTCTGGCAGAGTCAGACCCGACCTCTGGAAAGGAGAACTCAGAGTTTGTGTCCTGTCCGGCAGGCACACCACACCTTACTGCCCTCTGGTAGGTATTCGGAATATCAATATGAAGGTCACTGAGAGGGACACATCATGGGGAAGAATATATAGAGGGACTCTGAGATCTAGACCTAGGCTGGTGTCTTAAATGGAAAGGAGTGTGGGTTCTGGCAGCTGCCTCTCAGAACAAGGACAGACTACAGACAGAATGAGGGAGTCAGGCCCATGTGAGGACAAAGCAGGGCTTGTCTGCCTCCCTAGACTCCTGACAAGGGTAGATCCAGTATCCTCAACATTCCCAGGCCAGGGACAGGCTCTCCTCTCATGCCTCCAGCTCAGAAGCAGCCTTAGGGGGCCTCCAGGAAGTACAAGGATGATCAGGGGATGATCAGGACCCAACGTACAAATGCCTAGGGCAGGATCGTGGACCTGGAGCCAGGGTGCTACCTTCTCTACACAATGTGGACTGAGAAGGGTCCCTGAGGTGACTCACTCCACTCTACAGTAATGGGGCTCTGCAGGCTGGGGTGCTCCACATGGCAGGTGTAGACATCTCCCCGCTGTGGGGTCATCTCCAGCATGACCAGAATCTGGAAGGTCCAGTCCCCGTTTCGGATCAGGTTGGTGGACACGACTCCATCAGTTTCCTCCTGGTTGTTCCAGAACCAGCGGACCTGAATGCTGCCTGGGTAGAAATCTGTCACATGGCAGACCAGCAGGCCATGGTGCTGCAGGGTGACCTTCTTGGAGGGTGACACATGTACCTTAGGCTGGACTAGGAGCAGGAAAGGAGTGACATGTGAGAGtgatttgtagtgggtagccatcccagccttggcctggaagttccaacccccactgaggcttcggtaatggtcacgcccacaaggcggggctgagggaggaagctgaagacccaggatcgagaggagaggtctctcttggttccaggaccctggacactggaggtagaccgagcagagttctccagagaacaccgccagactgcgtcatacctttcccagaccctacaacctatcccttcatttgtaagttaccccacaaaataaacctccctttaactacgtggagtggcctaaataatttcaccaatagtgattctgtagcacatgcctttaattccagtactcaggtgacagaggcagggggatctctgtgagtttaaggccagcatggtctacatagtgagttccaagatggccAGGAACAAATGGtgagacaatttttttaaaacaatgagaCCTTTTGAACACTTTGTTGTGGTGAGAAGGATGCAggattcattaaaataatttcttttttaaattaatttttaaagatttatttatattattttatgtacatgaatgttttgcctgcatgtatccctttgcattatgtgcatgcctggtgccctcagaggtcagaagacagtgttgatcccttagaactggagtcaAAGATGGTTGTggtctaccatgtgggtgctgggaactgaatctgaatctgggtcctctgtaagagtagcctgctggggatgctgtcaatgtgttgctctgattgattgataaataaaatgctgattggctaatagccaggcaggaagtatagtgtaggtgggataaggagagaggagaattctgggaagtggaaggctgagtcaggagacactgccagctgccaccatgacaagcgacatgtaaggtactggtaagccacgagccacgtggcaaggtacagatttatagaaatgagttaatttaagatatgagaactagatagtaagaagcctgagacattaggccaaacagtttaaataatataagcgtctgtgtggctttttttttttttttttttttttgagttcgaGTGGCCACCCCGGGCGAGACTGGaggtaactccagctgcggcagccactgttcttacccactgagccgtctctccagctctcaaATAATTTCTTGAAGTTAATGTACAGATGAAAACACTCATTGGCTTTCCAATATAAtaacttttaaacatttaaaaaaataattagcaGTGGGTTCGTGTGTGGGTTTGCACACGAGAgtacagtgcctgaggaggccagaaattacaggtggttgtggcacagacatgggtgctgggaaccaaacctgggtcctctgctagagcggTCCTCACTCTCAACCTCGGGGCCatcttccccacccaccctcacccaATACATGAGACATATCTGACGTCACTCTGTATTTAATGGCCTCGGGTTTGTGTAACTCCCAAGATCTCGCTCTCCACAACACCGCCTTTGAAACAACACTCTGAGCTCCGTGTGTGGGGATTCTCACCCCaactttctctctgtttttgggTGCTCGGGAAGCCAGCCACAAGACGGATGTCTCTGCgtctctctccttgctctctccTTGTTCGTTTCCCCTGATGCTCAAACTCAACCCCCATGCTGCTGTCCACTTCCTGTGGCCTCACAGCTCTCCAGAGAGTTGCTACTTTTGGACATCTGCCACCAGGCTGTACTcctcttcagaggccagaaaacagcaGTCTGTTCTGCAGAAAGGCCGTTGCAGGGGGGTTTCCACACCACAGCTTTCTGGCCCAAAGACCTTTCAGTTTCCAGTTTCCATCCCAACACTCTGAGGGTGGGGGCATGCTCCTCACAATGTCCATTGTCTCCTGCAGCTCTTGGCCTCAGGTCAGGCTGCCCACACTGCTGGCCTTCTGCAGCTCAAGGTGATGCCCTTTTAGATCCACTTCGGCCACTTTTATAAACTGAGAGTTCCTCAGTCAGCTCCTTCCTGAGTTGTGGTTTATGAGTTAAGACACATTCCCTCCCTTTGAATCCTGGACTTCAagtttgtctgttttgtgccaGAACGCTCCACGAAGATTCTTTGCCTGCAGTATACAACTGACTTCTAGGGGGCTCTGGAGCTAAATCTTCAGGCCTAAGGGACtcaactacttttaaaaaatatttcacaaagaCAATCAATTGCCCACATCGTAAGGCTGCATGCTGAATGGCCACTGAACGTCTTACAtgatttatttctagaattttgttaGTTATCCAGATGGGTGCAGTGATGCACTCCTGTGAATCTAAGCATTCCTGAgggtaaaaggaagaaaaatccatgactcaaggacagcctgagttacagagatTCTTTCTcaagggggaggggatggaggtgactcagaggttaagagcacctgatgctcttccagaggacccgggttcaatccccagcacctacatggcagctcacaactgtctgtaaatccagtcccagggaatctgacactatcttctggccttcacagacaccaacagatatggtggtgcacagacagacaggcatgcaggcaaaatacctgcacacataaaatgaatttttaaaaaaaaaagggggggggatttCATGGCTCTtaatcattctgttttctttcttgttaattatttggttatttattttgaataattttaacaTTAAGCTACAAAGGTATTTCCTCTCATAATTGATGCTGTAATTACTATTGCTAGGATGATATTTGCTTACCCACTGCTCCGACTCCAGCCTTTCCTCTTTTCAGCTCATTTAACACTCTGAAAACCCTGCTGCGACCTTGACGTTTCCTATTTCAACCACAGTTCTGTGTGGTGTACACCCAGCTGTAATTCCAGGACTTTTGATCTTGAGGCTGGTGGATGgcgagttctagtccagcctgggctacacagtgaactgGTCTCAACAACCATCCTCAGGGTCTACCAACACTTAGCTGTCACACTGTCATCCCTGGGACACTAATTGAAAACCTTTCAGATCTCTGCATCACCAGGTGTGGGTCTCTGGGTGGTGATTCTGGGGGTTCTGCTGAGCAGAGCGAGTCTGGCCCAAGTGATTCACCCAGGGCTCTCCTCACCCTGGCACACTGGAAGAAAGGGTGCCAGCCTGCCGCTGAGGGCAACCTTGTGTGCTTTGGACGCCGCCTTACCTAGCTACTCTGTGTCATCTTTTCTAGCTCAGGCCACTGTCCTGATTCCTTCCCAATCTGTCTGCATTCTCACTCATTCCCGGGAGTCAGGACTTAGCTGGTAACTGGGAATCCTGGTTCCCAAAGAGTGTTAAAGGCATGTCCCCCGACACTCTCCCCTGTGCCCGCGGAAGGCTCCCCGCTTCTTCCCCTGCCTCTTGCTCCCTCGGGTCTCCTCAGGATGCTCACCAGACTCCTTCACTCCAAAAGCTGAAGGGAAGGAGCCAAGGCTCTTTTCTCCCAGCCTCGcaaagtcctcctgcctctgcacagCTCACCCCTCTCCGGGTCACTCTAGTCTCCATGTCAGCTCTCTCTGGTTTCCCGACCCTGCCACTTCTGCGGACTTACCTCCCGAAACTGTTGGCCCCACCGTTTCCTGTCACCCTCTCTACCTGTGACACTTCTCTGCCCCGGGTTTTGCTTCACTTCACCTCACAGGGACTGCTCTTAGCCAGCACCCGCTCCACTGTCCCCAGGGGTCAGCTTTATTCTTTACTGATTGGTCTTCCTAGATGACCTCACCCGGCTGAGGCCTGAGTCCCCACGGCCCCCTGTGTCCCCTGCACAGCCTGAGCTGCTGGGAGGTGACACTTGATGCCCATCTCCCCACAGTCCACTGCGATTGTCCCATGGCCCGGCTCCCTTCACCCGACAGCAAACCGGTTACCAGACATGACAACGCTCTTGCTATTCCTTACTCCCACTGTGTGCCCGCGTCTGGCTCTGCACCGCTGGCCCTGGCCTCTTTTCCCCAAGGCTCCGTCTGCCCGCACGCAGTCGGTCCCCGGGGCTGCTGCAGCGGCTCCCGCCTGGCCTTGCTCTCCGCCTGGGCCTCACCTCGGCGCTTCACGGTGAAGCCTTGGTTCAGTTCGTAGTTGTGCCTGCACACCGTGTCCACCTCGGCCCTCCGTCGCTCCAGGTAGTCCTTCTGGCTGTTCCAGGACTAGGCCCACGGCCGCCCCATGGCGGTGAGCGCGCGGAACTCGCCCTGGGCGCTGTCGAAGCGCATGAACTCCTCCCGGTCCAAGACGCATCTCATGATGTAGCGCTGCTGCGTCCCGTTCTTCTCCGCGTAGCACTCGTGCAGCGCGCGCAGCAGGTGGTTCTCTGCGGGCATCAGAAGCCAAGTCCTGGCTAGGGCGTGGAGTCGCCGACCCCTCTCTCGGTGGGGACTCCTGCCTGACCCAGCCACCTTGGACACAGTCAAATGTCATCTCCACCAggagcctcccctccccacttctctttCCCGTAGCAAGTGTGCCCGCCTGTGCCAATGTCTTGACTACTCCTACGTGCTGTCAGTGCAGAAATAAATTCGTAAATATAAGATATAAAATGAAACTTCTTAGTCTAAAAATTAGTGTGATATTTCACCTTTCAAGTCTCCGTGTGGGAAGACTTAGTCTTAAAAGGTATGGGCTGTATGTGTAGAAACGCCAAGATGAAATTTACCGGTTTGCAGGATAACTTCAAAAActgatcagggctggagagatgtcaggagttaagaacactggatgctctCAAAGAGGACTTGGGGTCAGTTCGCAGCAACCATagggctgctcacaaccacctgtaactccagttctagggaatccagtgccctcttctgacctttgtgggtcccaggcatacacacagtgcacacaaacacacaggcaaaacatcccacacacataagtaaataaaaaatacaggaaggtcgtttttaaaaagatatggaATGGCAGCATGGTAACTCTCACCTGAAGTCTCAGTGctaaggatgcagaggcaggaggattgctgcaaatcTTGGGACAACCTGATCTTGGTGTGGAGGGGGTGGATACTGCCCTGGACCTTAATCACTGAAAATCACCACAGCAGAGCTCCAGTGGGTCCCCTCGTTCCTAGAGGCACTGGCTGGGGAACTGGTAAAAAGGGGATGTGGGaaccctccctctcttcctaggAGCTGCCAGCAGTGTGGGTCCCTTCTGTTTGCCCTGCGTGAGCCTCTGTGAGTCTGTCTGTTCTTACTCACAGCAGGGAAATGGGGGTGGTGTGGTTGTTTTCATGTTCCACCCGCTGAAATTAGCATCTCAAAGCAAATCCTGCCTTCCTTCTGACTCCAACAACCAGCTCCCACACAAGCCATCCGTAGAGAAAATGGAAGGCTGTGTTTCCACCACAAGAGGGGGCTCTAAACCGTCCATTAATGTGTTTTATAACCAGCAGCCTGGGCGGCCGGGAGCAGCTTGGCGATGGAGGCTTGCCTTGGATCCCGTTCCCAGTACCGCAGATAATAAACACACTAAACTAAACTAAGGAAGCTATCGCTTCATTTAAAAGCATATCAGCTgttggtgtggtggtatatgcctgagaagctgaggcaggggcattgtGGAGAGCTGGAGGCCATTCtgaactctcaaaaaaaaaaaaaaaaaaaaaaagaaagaaagaaaaagaaaaagaggatatcAGAAGTTAAAGGGCCAAGTCCACTCTGTCTCACAGCTTCTGAGGCCATGCTATTAACACACTGGAGGGACACCCAACCCATTTGACATATGATGcttgttaattaattaactttccCCCTATCATGTCAGATGGTGATGGAGATGAACTGGGAGGGTCTAAAGCTGAAGAGAGGAGCCCAGAGCCCGGACAAATCTGCTTGCTGTAGCTACAGACACTGGGAAGCCCCCTGAGGTCCAGAGCCTGGGGTGCGGGTGCAGGTGCAGGGAGAGACGACTATGGGATGTTCTGGTGTTTCCCCATCACCATAGTGATGCCTAAACAGCTGGCTCATCCTGGTGGGCTCAGGAGGACCTGCCCAGCTGGGCCGGAGGACAGAGGGGAGGGTGGGAAAACCTTTGGGCACTGTAATAGCCAGATCGACACTCTACTCAGAAGTCCTGACCTGCCTCCATGGCAGGTGACTCTCACTGAGCCCAGGGCCCCGTCCatcactccccacccccttccgcacattctctctccctccccggTCACCTgactctccttgtctgcttgccccactAGGGATGTGGATCTTGTCATCTTAATTCATTAGTTTTTACTTCTCCTTGTTCATCAACAAGTAATGTTTTTATAAGCAAGGAAAAGAACTTAAAAGCTTTTCTTTGGCCATACTTAGCTTTTGTAAATGGAAgttatctgtgaagcaggtatAATTGAAACATGTGTGGTCTCCCTCCCCGCTGTCATTATTTAGAAACTCTGCCCCTTACCTGGGGGCATCACTCTCTGATTCCCAGGACCCTGAAGGCACAGTTTCCACAGCTGAGCAGTTCCTTTAGTTGGGTCTCACAGCCTTCTGTGACCACCACGGACaggttctctcttcctcctcaagtGCACCTGATGTCACAGGAGAAACCCAGGGCTGGACccggggtgaggtggggtggggtggggtgaggtggggttcAAATATAGTTATTCCAGGGAAACAAGGCAAAACAAGGACACTGTATTTTAGGTCCACCCTAGGATGTGGTAAACTTAGGGCTTGACAGCTCAGTGCCACTTTGGAAATGGAAGGAGCTTCCTGAGAAATGCTGGATCCCCTCAGCCACAGTATCACACAAGCCAGGGGGACATGAGGCAGGTCTTCCATTAGCGGCCTGCCTGGTCATCCACACTCATTTGTTCTCCTGTGCCTACACACCCTCATCTTGTTCTCCTACAGTTCTTAACCCACTCCAAGACTAGTGAGGACCTCAGAAGTTAGACTTCGACAAGAACACTATAGCGGCAGAACCACAGTCCATCTCGCTATCTCTTGATTGTTTAAGGGCACAGGCTCCAGTCCCTCCCTGGGGGAGCAGAAGCcccccatctctcccccacccctgagTCAGGTGACCTGAGTCCCTTCAAGGCTGTGATGGAGATGTAGGGAAGGAAACACAGGAGGCTGAGCCTTCTGACCTCTCTGTAAACCTTGCCCTGCAAATGTAT
The sequence above is drawn from the Onychomys torridus chromosome 18, mOncTor1.1, whole genome shotgun sequence genome and encodes:
- the LOC118569439 gene encoding LOW QUALITY PROTEIN: HLA class II histocompatibility antigen, DP beta 1 chain (The sequence of the model RefSeq protein was modified relative to this genomic sequence to represent the inferred CDS: substituted 1 base at 1 genomic stop codon), whose translation is MVLWVPVAPWIAALMVLLSRGIQGGSPPENHLLRALHECYAEKNGTQQRYIMRCVLDREEFMRFDSAQGEFRALTAMGRPWAXSWNSQKDYLERRRAEVDTVCRHNYELNQGFTVKRRVQPKVHVSPSKKVTLQHHGLLVCHVTDFYPGSIQVRWFWNNQEETDGVVSTNLIRNGDWTFQILVMLEMTPQRGDVYTCHVEHPSLQSPITVEWKVGSDSARNKMLTGMCGLALGLIFLVSGITMHLRSKRGTSRTVRCVAV